The proteins below come from a single Chryseobacterium capnotolerans genomic window:
- a CDS encoding porin family protein has product MKKNLLIAAVAVLGINANAQEFKFGPKAGYSLSMLKATGEGTTYKFDSKSTFYAGAMAEYKFNDKFAVQGEVLYSPIGGKQEEAVAFTEAGVNVTGTEKTDWKLGTVQIPISAKYYATENLAFGVGLNVGVIFSAKVKSTLELSGSALGESFSESETTTTDVKDHMNKLNLAPFVGAEYTLENGLFFDARYNLGVSNLAKKEDGENGTLKNSFIQVGVGFKFGGN; this is encoded by the coding sequence ATGAAAAAAAATTTACTTATTGCAGCTGTAGCTGTATTGGGAATTAATGCAAACGCGCAGGAATTTAAATTTGGACCTAAAGCAGGTTACTCTTTATCAATGCTTAAGGCAACTGGTGAAGGAACTACCTATAAATTTGATTCAAAATCTACTTTCTATGCTGGGGCAATGGCAGAATATAAGTTTAACGATAAATTTGCCGTACAGGGTGAGGTTTTATACTCTCCAATCGGAGGTAAGCAGGAAGAAGCTGTTGCTTTTACTGAAGCGGGTGTAAATGTAACGGGGACTGAAAAAACAGACTGGAAACTGGGAACTGTACAAATTCCTATCAGTGCTAAATATTATGCTACTGAGAATTTAGCTTTCGGAGTAGGTCTTAACGTAGGTGTTATTTTTTCTGCAAAAGTGAAATCAACATTAGAATTATCAGGGTCAGCTTTAGGAGAATCATTTTCTGAATCAGAAACTACTACTACAGATGTGAAGGATCACATGAATAAACTGAACTTAGCTCCTTTTGTTGGTGCTGAATATACGCTTGAGAACGGATTGTTTTTTGATGCGAGATATAACTTAGGAGTTTCTAACCTTGCTAAAAAGGAGGATGGAGAAAACGGAACTTTGAAAAACAGCTTTATCCAAGTAGGTGTTGGTTTTAAATTCGGAGGAAACTAA
- the rpsR gene encoding 30S ribosomal protein S18: MAIDEMAKQASAGGESEVKFLTPLDINTKSEKKYCRFKKYGIKHVDYKDADFLLQFVNEQGKILPRRYTGTSLKYQRKVSAAIKRARHLSLLPYVADLLK, translated from the coding sequence ATGGCAATAGATGAAATGGCTAAACAAGCCTCAGCTGGAGGAGAATCAGAAGTAAAATTCCTTACTCCGCTTGATATCAATACAAAATCTGAAAAGAAATATTGTAGATTCAAAAAATACGGAATTAAGCACGTTGATTACAAAGATGCTGACTTCTTATTACAATTTGTAAACGAGCAAGGTAAAATCTTACCAAGAAGATACACTGGAACTTCTTTAAAATACCAAAGAAAAGTTTCTGCTGCTATCAAAAGAGCAAGACACCTTTCTTTACTACCTTACGTAGCTGACTTATTAAAATAA
- a CDS encoding PhoH family protein encodes MFELTYDLEEIDAKIFYGVNNQYFNLIKSSFPTIKITGRDHYIFAMGNQEALDILKQKLDDIVKFISKNNSIGLKDVENILNIKDENEKQLIFDQDIIVKGVNGKVIKAKTTNLKKLVKETEKKDMVFAIGPAGTGKTYTSVALAAKALKDKEVKRIILTRPAVEAGESLGFLPGDLKEKLDPYLQPLYDALRDMIPHEKLEGFMEKKVIEVAPLAFMRGRTLDDAFVILDEAQNTTHAQMKMFLTRMGMNAKFIITGDPSQIDLPKNQQSGLKEAMRILNGVKEIGFVYLTEEDVVRHPVVRKIILAYNDEEKRLRND; translated from the coding sequence ATGTTTGAATTGACCTATGATCTGGAAGAAATCGATGCGAAAATCTTCTATGGAGTTAATAACCAATATTTCAACTTAATAAAATCAAGCTTTCCGACCATTAAAATTACTGGAAGAGACCATTATATTTTTGCAATGGGAAATCAGGAAGCTTTGGACATATTGAAGCAAAAACTGGATGATATTGTAAAATTTATCTCAAAAAACAACTCAATCGGCCTTAAAGACGTCGAAAACATCCTGAATATTAAAGATGAAAATGAAAAGCAGCTCATCTTTGATCAGGACATCATTGTAAAAGGAGTAAACGGGAAGGTAATCAAAGCAAAGACAACCAATCTTAAAAAACTGGTAAAAGAAACAGAGAAAAAAGATATGGTTTTTGCGATTGGACCTGCCGGAACCGGAAAAACGTATACGAGTGTAGCATTGGCGGCAAAAGCTTTGAAGGATAAGGAAGTAAAAAGAATTATTCTTACAAGACCTGCTGTGGAAGCAGGGGAGAGTCTTGGATTCCTTCCAGGAGATCTTAAAGAAAAATTAGATCCCTATTTACAGCCTTTATACGATGCACTTCGTGATATGATTCCTCATGAGAAGTTGGAAGGCTTTATGGAAAAGAAAGTTATTGAGGTAGCACCATTAGCTTTCATGAGAGGGCGTACCCTTGATGATGCTTTTGTCATTCTTGATGAAGCTCAAAATACTACCCATGCTCAGATGAAAATGTTCCTGACGAGAATGGGGATGAATGCAAAATTTATCATTACAGGTGATCCAAGTCAGATTGACCTTCCAAAGAACCAGCAATCCGGATTGAAAGAAGCGATGAGGATTTTGAATGGAGTGAAGGAGATAGGTTTTGTATATCTTACAGAGGAAGATGTGGTAAGGCACCCAGTGGTAAGGAAGATTATTCTTGCTTACAATGATGAAGAAAAGCGATTGAGAAATGATTGA
- the rpsF gene encoding 30S ribosomal protein S6, translating to MNNYETVFILTPVLSESQVEEAVNKYVDLIKEKNCEIVAKENWGLKKLAYPIQLKKNGFYTLIEFKGEGSVVADLELAFKRDERVIRYLTTKLDKHAIEYAVTRRAKVKAAKA from the coding sequence ATGAACAATTACGAAACTGTTTTCATTTTAACTCCCGTTCTATCTGAGTCACAGGTAGAGGAAGCAGTGAACAAGTATGTAGATCTTATCAAAGAAAAGAACTGCGAAATCGTTGCTAAAGAAAACTGGGGATTAAAAAAATTAGCTTACCCAATCCAATTGAAAAAGAATGGGTTCTATACTTTAATCGAATTTAAAGGAGAAGGTTCTGTAGTAGCTGACTTAGAATTAGCATTCAAACGTGACGAGAGAGTTATCCGTTACCTTACTACAAAACTTGACAAGCATGCTATTGAGTACGCTGTAACAAGAAGAGCTAAAGTAAAAGCAGCTAAAGCTTAA
- a CDS encoding chloride channel protein yields MLKILILIRKSIKKSFDNIRNEQLKHNLLQAIPFWIGSVITGFFAVLYAQIFAWGENLMNFIFNWHAWMIFIIAPIGFVLSWWLVKEFAPNAKGSGIPQVMAAVELANPKEHKKIRSLLSLKIIIFKIISSVVLVIGGGAVGREGPTIQIAGSVFRKVNEYLPDWWPKISKKNMIMTGAAAGLAAAFNTPLGGIVFAVEELSKTHINYFKTALFTAVIIAGLTAQTLAGSYLYLGYPKTNDVSLMVMFPIMLVAATAGILASQLSVIMLKINGWKKKTLKTDKANVIFLIVCALIIASIAYFINREILGSGKEIMERVLFTKDKHEDWYVPILRMLGPALSFTSGGAGGIFAPALSAGASIGSVISGIIHLTPNETNVVVLGGMVAFLTGITRAPFTSAIIVLEMTDRHSLIFHLMLAGMVSSIASILVSRHSLYDVLKVNFLTEIRKE; encoded by the coding sequence ATGCTGAAAATTCTCATCCTTATTCGTAAATCCATAAAGAAATCGTTTGACAACATCCGGAATGAACAGCTGAAACACAATCTTTTGCAAGCTATTCCCTTTTGGATCGGATCTGTGATTACCGGTTTTTTTGCAGTCTTATATGCACAAATATTCGCCTGGGGTGAAAACCTTATGAATTTTATCTTTAACTGGCACGCATGGATGATTTTCATCATTGCCCCGATTGGATTTGTACTTTCCTGGTGGCTGGTCAAAGAATTTGCGCCCAACGCTAAAGGAAGTGGTATTCCTCAGGTGATGGCAGCCGTAGAACTCGCTAATCCAAAAGAACATAAAAAGATAAGAAGCCTTCTAAGCCTTAAAATCATTATTTTCAAAATCATTTCTTCTGTAGTTCTGGTCATTGGAGGTGGTGCTGTAGGTCGTGAAGGCCCTACTATCCAGATTGCAGGTTCTGTTTTTAGAAAAGTGAATGAATATCTTCCTGACTGGTGGCCAAAAATCTCAAAAAAGAATATGATTATGACGGGTGCAGCAGCCGGACTTGCAGCAGCCTTTAACACTCCTCTTGGCGGAATTGTATTTGCGGTAGAAGAATTATCAAAAACCCATATCAACTATTTTAAAACAGCTTTATTTACCGCTGTTATTATTGCAGGTCTTACTGCACAGACTTTGGCAGGATCTTATTTATATTTAGGATATCCAAAAACGAACGATGTTTCTCTGATGGTGATGTTTCCCATTATGCTTGTTGCTGCTACAGCTGGAATCCTTGCAAGCCAGCTTTCGGTAATTATGCTTAAGATCAATGGATGGAAAAAGAAAACATTGAAAACCGACAAAGCGAATGTTATATTTCTGATTGTATGTGCCCTAATTATTGCTTCTATCGCCTATTTCATCAATCGTGAAATTTTAGGGTCAGGAAAGGAGATTATGGAACGAGTACTTTTTACGAAGGATAAGCATGAAGACTGGTATGTTCCTATTTTAAGAATGCTAGGCCCTGCCCTGTCTTTTACTTCAGGAGGTGCCGGTGGTATTTTTGCGCCTGCTCTATCTGCCGGAGCAAGTATTGGATCTGTTATTTCAGGGATTATCCATTTAACACCTAATGAAACCAATGTAGTTGTTCTGGGCGGAATGGTTGCTTTTCTTACCGGTATTACGCGTGCTCCGTTTACATCAGCCATCATTGTGCTGGAAATGACAGATAGGCATTCATTGATTTTTCACCTGATGCTTGCCGGTATGGTTTCATCTATTGCATCCATCTTAGTAAGCAGACATTCTTTGTATGATGTATTGAAAGTGAATTTTTTAACAGAGATTAGAAAAGAATAA
- a CDS encoding serine hydrolase domain-containing protein, producing the protein MKQFLLTTLALSICVMAYPQKTDRSALIDQYVKEVIKINQIPGLALGIIKDDRIIFQKYYGTETLESDKKVDSNSMFRIYSTSKLMTNIGVFQLIEKGQLSLEDKISKYLDNLPAEWQDIKVKNLITHSSGLPNLIAFNDILVDDSNAKVIERLSSEKMEFQTGNQFSYNQTNYFLLIMIIEKITGQSFENFILDNQFADSKNQVIFSSNALEKIPNRVVKYNYNPIKKQYEKSTDVSGTRAHSANGVAITLPAFLKWSSHLSKNDLLSQQTKEMMWQPFEFGNKKDVFAYGWDITKVNNIVSYNFSGGNVSAYKMYPNNNMAIVMMSNGYSLFPVQYRIINHIAAMIDKNLTDDYSLAEETIISEFSKKNNPDAEKIYHSLKAKNLKWNFENTLNDIGYILLRNSRIVEAIKVFSLNVKENPQSANAFDSLGEGYFYAKNYALALEHYKKSLALNPENTNAVKMIQKIEDLMKKK; encoded by the coding sequence ATGAAACAGTTCCTTTTGACCACATTGGCTTTAAGTATTTGCGTGATGGCCTACCCGCAGAAAACTGATCGATCAGCATTAATTGATCAGTATGTGAAAGAAGTGATTAAAATCAATCAGATTCCCGGCTTGGCTCTTGGAATTATAAAAGATGACCGGATTATTTTTCAAAAGTATTATGGCACAGAAACGCTGGAAAGTGATAAAAAGGTAGATTCAAATTCAATGTTCAGGATATATTCTACCTCAAAACTGATGACAAATATTGGTGTTTTTCAACTGATTGAAAAAGGACAATTATCTTTAGAAGACAAAATCTCCAAATACCTTGACAATTTACCCGCAGAATGGCAGGATATAAAAGTAAAAAACCTGATTACCCATTCTTCGGGACTTCCTAACCTTATTGCTTTTAATGATATTTTAGTTGATGATTCTAACGCCAAGGTTATTGAGCGGTTAAGCAGCGAAAAAATGGAATTTCAAACAGGAAATCAATTCAGCTATAACCAGACAAATTATTTCCTTCTTATCATGATCATAGAAAAAATCACAGGGCAGTCATTTGAAAACTTCATCCTGGACAACCAATTTGCAGATTCTAAAAATCAGGTCATTTTCTCTTCAAACGCTCTCGAAAAGATTCCTAACCGCGTGGTAAAATACAATTACAATCCTATAAAAAAGCAATACGAAAAATCTACGGACGTTAGCGGAACAAGAGCCCATTCTGCCAACGGAGTAGCCATCACACTTCCTGCGTTTTTGAAATGGAGCAGTCATCTTAGTAAAAATGATCTGTTATCTCAACAAACAAAAGAAATGATGTGGCAGCCCTTTGAGTTTGGTAATAAAAAAGATGTTTTCGCTTATGGATGGGACATCACCAAAGTAAACAATATAGTTTCTTATAATTTTTCTGGCGGAAATGTAAGCGCTTATAAGATGTATCCGAACAATAATATGGCCATTGTGATGATGTCTAACGGATACTCTTTATTCCCTGTTCAATATCGGATCATTAATCACATTGCTGCTATGATTGATAAAAACTTAACAGACGACTATTCATTAGCGGAAGAAACCATCATCTCTGAATTTTCTAAAAAAAATAATCCTGATGCTGAAAAAATCTATCATTCTCTTAAGGCAAAAAATCTAAAATGGAATTTTGAAAACACGCTGAATGACATAGGTTATATCTTGCTGAGAAATTCAAGAATTGTGGAAGCTATCAAAGTGTTTTCTTTAAACGTGAAAGAAAATCCACAGTCGGCAAATGCTTTTGACAGCTTGGGTGAAGGGTATTTCTATGCGAAAAATTATGCTTTGGCTTTAGAGCATTATAAAAAATCATTAGCGTTAAATCCGGAAAATACGAATGCTGTAAAAATGATTCAGAAGATAGAGGACTTAATGAAAAAGAAGTAA
- a CDS encoding OmpW family outer membrane protein produces MKKLLLAGAVALFGLSNAQMTKGDWVISGNTGMGFNNVTTTVKAGGKSTDSPTVNTFSITPSVGYFVIDKLAVGIDLGYVNRTTKYDDVKFTNSTFSVMPTATYYFTNSSKLVPFLGAGIGYGSNKEKTSFSGGRNGIYDPILMHDTETTTDGLAWKVKGGVTYMATSSLGINLGISYDQFSSKATVMNTEVKTNINTFGVNVGFSYFIKGKGQKSDK; encoded by the coding sequence ATGAAAAAACTATTATTAGCAGGTGCAGTAGCACTTTTCGGGCTTTCTAATGCTCAAATGACTAAAGGTGACTGGGTAATCAGTGGAAACACTGGAATGGGCTTTAATAACGTTACAACTACAGTAAAAGCAGGAGGTAAGTCTACCGACAGTCCAACAGTAAACACATTCTCAATCACACCTTCTGTGGGGTATTTCGTTATTGATAAATTAGCAGTGGGGATTGATTTAGGATATGTAAATAGAACCACAAAATATGATGATGTTAAGTTTACAAACTCTACATTTTCTGTAATGCCTACAGCAACTTATTATTTTACTAACTCCAGCAAACTGGTTCCATTCCTGGGAGCAGGGATAGGTTATGGATCAAATAAGGAAAAGACTTCTTTTTCCGGGGGGCGCAATGGAATTTATGATCCAATTCTTATGCACGATACAGAGACCACTACAGATGGTTTAGCATGGAAAGTAAAAGGAGGAGTAACTTATATGGCAACTTCTTCTTTAGGGATTAATCTGGGGATCTCTTATGATCAGTTTTCAAGTAAAGCAACAGTTATGAATACAGAGGTTAAGACAAACATTAATACTTTCGGTGTGAATGTTGGTTTTTCTTATTTCATCAAAGGAAAAGGACAGAAATCTGATAAATAA
- a CDS encoding SAM hydrolase/SAM-dependent halogenase family protein encodes MSIITLTSDFGNLDYRVAAVKGKILSLNPEVNIIDITHDIQAFNLIQTSYIVRNAYKYFPKGSIHILSVDSFYHKSRKNILYKADGSYFLAADNGLLSLIFFDIKPEAIYEITLNNRFDDIINFTSTDIFVPAAVHLANGGLPEVIGRKIDTAKQLMFPRAVYNESEGMIIGEVTYIDNFGNIISNINQDFFENISKGYKGFTIKFRNLSLSRIFSSHTEVVSDWERETEFHGQSAAIFNDSQLLELTIYKGSKKNGAKSLFGLNVGENIYIEFM; translated from the coding sequence ATGTCAATTATTACCCTTACTTCGGATTTCGGAAATTTAGATTACAGAGTCGCCGCTGTGAAGGGCAAGATTCTGTCTCTAAACCCTGAGGTTAATATTATTGATATAACCCACGATATCCAGGCATTCAACCTTATACAAACTTCTTATATTGTAAGAAACGCATATAAATACTTTCCGAAAGGCAGTATTCACATCCTTTCTGTAGACAGTTTTTACCACAAATCCAGAAAAAATATTCTTTACAAAGCGGACGGGTCTTACTTTCTGGCAGCAGATAATGGTCTTTTAAGTCTTATCTTTTTTGATATTAAGCCGGAAGCCATTTACGAGATCACATTGAACAACCGTTTTGATGATATTATTAATTTCACTTCTACAGATATTTTTGTTCCGGCAGCAGTACATCTTGCCAACGGCGGCCTTCCTGAAGTGATCGGAAGAAAAATAGATACAGCCAAGCAACTGATGTTCCCAAGAGCGGTTTATAATGAGTCTGAAGGTATGATTATTGGTGAAGTTACCTATATTGATAATTTCGGAAATATAATCTCAAATATCAATCAGGATTTCTTTGAAAATATCAGCAAAGGATACAAAGGATTTACCATAAAATTCAGAAACCTGAGTCTCTCCAGGATCTTTTCCAGCCATACTGAAGTAGTTTCAGACTGGGAAAGGGAGACGGAATTCCACGGGCAGTCGGCTGCTATCTTCAATGACAGCCAGTTATTGGAGCTCACCATCTATAAAGGCAGTAAGAAAAACGGAGCTAAAAGCCTGTTTGGATTGAATGTAGGAGAAAATATCTACATTGAATTCATGTAA
- a CDS encoding dihydrolipoamide acetyltransferase family protein: MAEYKLLLPSMGEGVMEATIITWLFNEGDNVKEDDSVVEIATDKVDSDVPTPVSGKIVKILKQKDEVAKVGEAIAILEIEGEGSASEEVTTETPAATPDTETLKTIEQPLQTVAASNVEFSGDLYLSPLVKSIAQQENISETELKSIKGSGLEGRITKEDILAYVANRGKQPAQQAAPVQQTASAPAPVSAPAATITTAAGDEIIPMDRMRKIIAENMVKAKQIAPHVTSFIETDVTNVVKWRAKHKTAFEKREGEKLTFMPIFVKAVVKAIQDFPMINVSVNGENIIKKKNINIGMATALPDGNLIVPVIKNADQLSLSGLAKAINDLAYRARNKKLRPEDTQGATYTISNVGSFGNLMGTPIIPQPQVAILAIGAIVKKPAVLETADGDVIAIRNLMFMSHSYDHRVVDGSLGGMMLKHVHDYLENWDLNTEI; the protein is encoded by the coding sequence ATGGCAGAATACAAATTATTGCTTCCTTCCATGGGAGAAGGGGTTATGGAAGCGACAATTATCACTTGGTTATTCAATGAAGGTGATAACGTAAAAGAGGATGACTCTGTAGTAGAAATTGCAACAGATAAAGTAGATTCAGACGTTCCGACACCAGTTTCGGGAAAAATCGTAAAAATTTTAAAGCAAAAAGATGAAGTTGCAAAAGTAGGTGAGGCCATTGCTATTTTAGAAATTGAAGGAGAAGGTTCTGCTTCTGAGGAAGTAACCACTGAAACACCGGCAGCTACTCCAGACACTGAAACTTTAAAAACTATTGAGCAGCCTTTACAAACTGTGGCTGCATCCAATGTAGAATTCTCTGGAGATCTTTATTTATCTCCACTTGTAAAATCAATTGCACAACAGGAAAATATTTCTGAAACTGAACTGAAATCTATTAAAGGAAGCGGTTTAGAAGGAAGAATTACCAAAGAAGATATTTTAGCTTATGTTGCCAACAGAGGAAAACAACCTGCTCAGCAGGCTGCTCCGGTTCAACAGACAGCTTCTGCTCCAGCCCCTGTTTCAGCACCAGCTGCAACGATTACTACTGCTGCAGGTGACGAGATCATTCCAATGGACAGAATGAGAAAGATCATCGCTGAAAACATGGTGAAAGCAAAACAAATTGCTCCACACGTTACTTCATTCATTGAAACAGATGTTACCAATGTTGTAAAATGGAGAGCTAAACATAAAACAGCCTTCGAAAAACGTGAAGGTGAAAAGCTTACTTTCATGCCTATTTTTGTGAAAGCTGTAGTAAAAGCAATCCAGGATTTCCCAATGATCAATGTTTCTGTAAATGGTGAGAACATCATCAAAAAGAAAAACATCAACATCGGTATGGCCACTGCTCTACCAGACGGAAACCTTATTGTTCCTGTTATTAAAAATGCTGATCAATTATCCCTTTCAGGTCTTGCCAAAGCAATCAATGACTTAGCTTACAGAGCAAGAAACAAGAAGTTAAGACCAGAAGATACTCAAGGGGCAACTTATACAATTTCTAACGTAGGAAGCTTTGGAAACCTTATGGGAACTCCAATTATTCCTCAGCCACAGGTGGCGATTCTTGCTATTGGAGCGATCGTTAAGAAGCCTGCAGTTCTAGAAACGGCTGACGGTGATGTAATCGCTATCAGAAATCTAATGTTCATGTCCCACTCTTATGACCACAGAGTAGTAGACGGTTCTCTTGGTGGAATGATGCTGAAGCATGTTCACGATTACCTTGAAAACTGGGATCTGAACACGGAAATATAA
- a CDS encoding porin family protein yields the protein MKKILLASAIALFAGLNAQTTLGVKGGYALSKLNFNENSIELDGAKGTMKSKSGFYVGALVEHKFNSKFAIQGEVEYANLGGKAEVALPYGIKVTEKINLNRIVIPVSARYYATPELGIYAGPYVSFKTDTNVKFDVTGLPAGASVNPTAVREGEQIVEKQFNDNLKSTDFGLFFGADYTVYKGLFVDARYSFGLTNMVKNPVGDEKVKMNFFQLGVGYKFK from the coding sequence ATGAAAAAAATCTTATTAGCATCTGCAATTGCTTTATTTGCAGGGCTTAATGCGCAGACAACATTGGGTGTAAAAGGAGGATACGCTTTGTCTAAATTAAACTTTAATGAAAACAGCATTGAGCTTGATGGAGCTAAAGGAACGATGAAATCAAAGTCCGGATTTTATGTTGGAGCTTTGGTAGAACATAAGTTCAATAGTAAATTTGCGATTCAGGGAGAAGTAGAGTATGCCAACTTAGGCGGAAAAGCGGAGGTTGCTTTACCATACGGGATTAAAGTAACTGAAAAAATAAACCTTAACAGAATTGTAATTCCTGTTTCTGCAAGATATTATGCAACGCCTGAATTAGGTATTTATGCTGGCCCATATGTCAGTTTCAAAACAGATACTAATGTGAAGTTTGATGTAACAGGTCTGCCTGCCGGTGCTTCTGTGAATCCAACCGCAGTTAGAGAAGGAGAACAAATTGTAGAGAAACAGTTTAATGACAACCTGAAGTCTACTGATTTCGGATTGTTTTTCGGGGCTGATTATACCGTATACAAAGGTTTATTTGTAGATGCACGTTATAGTTTTGGGTTGACCAATATGGTTAAGAATCCTGTCGGTGACGAGAAAGTAAAGATGAATTTCTTCCAGCTTGGGGTAGGGTATAAGTTTAAATAA
- a CDS encoding outer membrane beta-barrel protein has product MKKILLAGAVALFGLSNAQIAKGTTYVSGQLGYSQNENNNTDTKIESFKVLPTVGYFVNTNLAVGLGVGYKNDNTKVTTETTVGGGTLVAEKKNTTSAFVVAPFVRKYWTLADKLYIFGQLEVPMEFGQYKQESESTLTTGSTVTRNSTSDKANYTSIGVNVKPGLDYFLNKNWSIEATFGEFGYNTNKLDVDGAKRVNDYKFGLNLSSVTFGVKYVFAK; this is encoded by the coding sequence ATGAAAAAAATATTATTAGCGGGTGCTGTTGCACTTTTCGGTTTATCAAATGCTCAGATTGCTAAAGGTACTACATATGTTTCAGGACAATTAGGGTATTCTCAGAATGAAAATAACAATACAGATACTAAAATCGAGAGCTTCAAAGTTCTTCCAACTGTAGGTTATTTCGTAAACACTAACCTAGCAGTAGGTTTAGGTGTAGGTTACAAAAACGATAACACTAAAGTAACTACTGAAACTACTGTAGGAGGTGGAACTTTGGTTGCTGAAAAGAAAAATACAACTTCTGCATTCGTAGTAGCTCCATTCGTAAGAAAATACTGGACTTTAGCTGATAAATTATACATCTTCGGTCAGTTAGAAGTTCCTATGGAATTCGGTCAGTACAAGCAAGAAAGCGAGTCTACTTTAACAACAGGTTCTACAGTAACTAGAAACTCTACTTCTGACAAAGCTAACTATACTTCAATCGGTGTAAACGTTAAGCCAGGTTTAGATTATTTCTTAAACAAGAACTGGTCTATCGAAGCTACTTTCGGTGAGTTTGGTTACAACACAAACAAATTAGATGTAGACGGAGCTAAGAGAGTAAACGATTATAAATTCGGATTGAATTTATCTTCTGTAACTTTCGGAGTTAAATATGTATTTGCAAAATAA